The Candidatus Delongbacteria bacterium genome has a window encoding:
- a CDS encoding pyridoxal phosphate-dependent aminotransferase family protein: MISRYIERLDQLKETGNYRKLFQPKFDNFINFCSNDYLGVLEDQEIRENFLKSDLFLNTKFGSGSSRLLDGNNNIIISLEDYLANEYCNFPDSSVLVFNSGYHLNTGVIPAITEKGDLIISDMKNHASIIDGMRLSNAEFKRYRHNDMNHLESILKKFSMSYNKIFVITESLFSMDGDFADLHNIIELKKKYNFFLYVDEAHSFGVYGENNLGYCESLDILNQVDLLCGTFGKAIGSIGAFILTNKILKNYLINHCRSFIYSTALPPVNIAFTRFVLGQKELLKYKVNNLRKNISLYNELFNCSQESQIKPIIIGNSIKTVQLSEYLMENNIYSLAVRPPTVSQGSSRLRISLNSNHTDEQINKIKILIDSFMDKKKPPVKRVVLTTPIRGCC, from the coding sequence TTGATTAGCAGATATATTGAGAGATTAGATCAATTAAAAGAAACTGGAAATTACAGAAAATTGTTTCAACCTAAATTTGACAATTTTATAAACTTCTGCTCAAATGATTATTTAGGAGTATTAGAAGATCAAGAAATTCGCGAAAATTTTTTAAAATCAGATCTATTTTTAAACACAAAATTTGGAAGTGGATCATCAAGGCTTCTTGACGGCAATAATAATATAATCATAAGTCTGGAAGATTATTTAGCGAATGAGTATTGTAATTTTCCTGATTCTTCTGTTTTGGTGTTTAATAGTGGTTATCATTTAAATACTGGGGTTATTCCAGCTATCACTGAAAAAGGAGATCTTATAATTTCTGATATGAAAAATCATGCCAGTATTATTGATGGTATGAGATTATCAAACGCAGAATTTAAACGATACAGACATAATGATATGAATCATTTAGAATCAATATTGAAAAAATTCTCTATGAGTTACAATAAAATTTTTGTAATAACCGAGTCACTATTTTCCATGGATGGAGACTTTGCCGATTTACATAATATTATTGAATTAAAGAAAAAGTATAATTTTTTTCTTTATGTTGATGAAGCCCATAGTTTTGGTGTTTATGGGGAAAATAATTTAGGCTATTGTGAATCATTAGATATTCTGAATCAAGTTGATCTTTTATGTGGCACATTTGGAAAAGCGATAGGTTCTATTGGAGCGTTTATTTTAACAAATAAAATTTTAAAAAATTATCTCATCAATCATTGTAGGTCTTTTATTTATTCCACAGCACTACCTCCTGTAAATATTGCATTTACAAGATTTGTTCTGGGACAAAAAGAATTATTAAAGTACAAAGTGAATAATTTAAGAAAGAATATATCCCTTTACAATGAGTTATTCAATTGTTCTCAGGAGTCTCAGATAAAACCAATAATAATTGGTAATTCAATTAAAACTGTTCAGTTGTCAGAATATCTAATGGAAAATAATATATATTCTCTGGCTGTAAGACCCCCTACAGTTTCCCAGGGTAGTTCAAGGTTAAGAATATCTTTAAATTCAAATCATACAGATGAGCAAATAAATAAGATTAAAATTTTGATTGATAGTTTTATGGATAAAAAAAAACCACCCGTAAAACGGGTGGTTTTGACAACCCCTATAAGGGGATGTTGCTAA